From Marinitoga sp. 38H-ov, a single genomic window includes:
- a CDS encoding DsrH/TusB family sulfur metabolism protein, whose product MLTFTIQDGIYWNFENLSELTEGKTYLIREDFLARGYTEEEANVELIDYHGFIDILEKEPKFIG is encoded by the coding sequence GTGTTGACTTTTACAATACAAGATGGTATATATTGGAATTTTGAAAATTTATCTGAATTAACAGAAGGAAAAACATATTTAATAAGAGAAGACTTTTTAGCAAGAGGATATACCGAAGAAGAAGCTAATGTCGAATTAATAGATTATCATGGGTTTATAGATATATTAGAAAAAGAACCAAAGTTTATTGGTTAG